One window of the Labilibaculum sp. genome contains the following:
- a CDS encoding saccharopine dehydrogenase C-terminal domain-containing protein — MSDPELVYFDKIGTLEAWNSDGLRSLIKTIKVPNMIEKTLRYPGTIEYLRVLRDTGYFSSEEIEVSGKKVRPIDLTSKLLFPKWKLKPGEREFTVMRVEVEGIENGLNKRFTYDLYDEFDVKTEITSMARTTGYTCTAVANILLKGKYLRKGMNPPEYIGRNEECFQFIFNYLKDRGVTYSVK; from the coding sequence TTGTCTGATCCTGAATTGGTTTATTTTGATAAAATTGGAACATTGGAAGCATGGAATTCGGATGGTCTACGAAGCTTGATTAAGACCATAAAGGTTCCCAATATGATAGAGAAAACATTGCGTTATCCCGGAACAATTGAATATTTGAGGGTGTTAAGGGATACAGGGTATTTTTCAAGTGAGGAAATTGAGGTGTCAGGGAAGAAAGTGAGACCAATTGACTTGACTTCAAAATTGTTATTCCCGAAATGGAAGTTGAAGCCTGGCGAACGCGAATTTACGGTAATGAGAGTGGAGGTAGAAGGAATTGAAAATGGATTGAATAAAAGATTTACTTACGATTTATATGATGAATTTGATGTGAAAACAGAAATTACTTCTATGGCCAGAACCACTGGTTATACCTGTACAGCTGTTGCAAATATCTTACTGAAAGGAAAATATTTGCGTAAAGGCATGAATCCACCGGAATATATTGGCAGAAATGAGGAGTGTTTCCAATTTATTTTTAATTATTTAAAGGATAGAGGGGTGACCTATTCTGTAAAATAA
- a CDS encoding saccharopine dehydrogenase NADP-binding domain-containing protein: MKKITVLGAGLVGKAIAVDLSSSYEVTAVDQNANALGKLARYPRIRKKIADLRGEGVIRRIVADSDLVIGAVPGFMGYFSVGEVIKAGKNMVDISFFSEDPFDLDTLAKNNGVCIVTDCGIAPGMGNIILGYHNEKMKVERFRCLIGGLPMEREWPWEYRAVFSPVDVIEEYIRPARYI; the protein is encoded by the coding sequence ATGAAAAAAATTACTGTATTGGGAGCTGGTTTGGTTGGCAAAGCTATTGCCGTCGATCTAAGCAGTTCATATGAGGTTACTGCTGTTGATCAGAATGCGAATGCTTTGGGAAAGCTTGCCCGTTATCCAAGGATAAGAAAAAAAATTGCAGACCTGAGAGGGGAAGGTGTAATTCGGCGAATAGTTGCTGATTCGGATTTGGTAATTGGTGCTGTTCCGGGATTTATGGGATATTTCTCCGTTGGGGAAGTTATAAAGGCAGGAAAAAATATGGTTGACATTTCTTTTTTTTCTGAAGATCCGTTTGATCTTGATACTCTGGCAAAGAACAATGGCGTGTGTATTGTTACCGACTGTGGTATAGCACCAGGTATGGGAAATATTATTCTTGGTTACCACAACGAAAAAATGAAGGTAGAGCGATTTAGATGTTTGATTGGAGGATTGCCGATGGAAAGAGAATGGCCGTGGGAATATCGGGCTGTTTTTTCACCTGTTGATGTAATTGAGGAGTATATCAGGCCAGCCCGGTATATTTAA
- a CDS encoding DUF4369 domain-containing protein, with protein sequence MKKAVVIFIFISGIVFKSYSQNTKFILEGMIGGIQNETLFLYQETGENVILLDSVITKNGEFQFTGKTDHAFAAQLGLSKNRRAKIFISPSKMNLLVHKDEFKHNFLIKKLTGSEAQNRYEDFQNKLQKNNQQKLKIANDLELPEVNSDSIKKKMLLAEYKRLNKFKKEYFHNYASSPVVSYLIFQEYFGAKCSLDDVKIYLKTLNIANPNGIYVQNLNKRVETIEQIFTRNEFPDLSSITLKGQEYNFTDRKAQYYLFYIWRAWTTDKNEPYYQALDQLQISCKENGIELVSLIRNSSYNLLPVQGTKEWKQWRPVIDSSHEYIEIESIDNSVDLIKYLDRQFHAFLVNQEGKILYHQNTFDNDLLISQFAKFVSKP encoded by the coding sequence ATGAAAAAAGCAGTAGTTATCTTCATTTTCATCTCAGGTATCGTTTTCAAATCTTATTCACAAAACACAAAATTCATTCTGGAAGGGATGATAGGAGGAATTCAGAACGAAACTCTGTTTCTTTATCAGGAAACCGGAGAAAATGTTATTCTTCTTGACTCTGTAATTACAAAAAACGGGGAATTTCAGTTTACAGGAAAAACAGATCACGCATTCGCTGCACAACTTGGATTATCTAAAAACAGACGGGCAAAAATTTTCATATCTCCATCCAAAATGAATCTATTGGTTCATAAAGATGAGTTTAAACACAATTTCCTGATCAAGAAACTCACGGGATCCGAAGCTCAAAACCGATACGAAGATTTTCAAAATAAACTGCAGAAAAATAATCAGCAAAAATTAAAAATAGCCAATGATCTTGAATTACCGGAAGTAAATTCAGATTCAATTAAAAAGAAAATGCTGCTTGCGGAATACAAAAGACTGAACAAATTCAAAAAAGAATATTTTCACAATTATGCATCTTCTCCAGTTGTGTCTTACTTAATTTTTCAGGAATATTTTGGCGCCAAATGCAGTTTAGACGATGTGAAAATCTACTTGAAAACTCTTAACATAGCCAACCCAAACGGAATTTATGTGCAGAATTTAAACAAACGTGTTGAAACAATTGAACAAATTTTCACCAGAAACGAATTCCCTGACCTTAGCTCCATTACACTTAAAGGGCAAGAATACAATTTTACAGACCGAAAAGCCCAGTATTACTTATTTTATATCTGGAGAGCCTGGACTACGGATAAAAATGAGCCATATTATCAAGCTTTGGATCAATTGCAGATCAGTTGTAAAGAAAATGGCATTGAACTGGTAAGTCTCATTCGGAATTCATCCTACAACCTGCTTCCTGTTCAAGGGACAAAAGAATGGAAACAGTGGCGGCCCGTTATTGACTCCTCGCATGAATATATCGAAATAGAGAGCATAGACAACAGCGTTGACCTTATCAAGTATCTGGATCGCCAGTTTCATGCATTTTTAGTCAATCAAGAAGGTAAAATACTTTATCATCAAAATACTTTCGACAACGACTTACTAATATCACAGTTTGCAAAGTTTGTTTCAAAACCGTAA
- a CDS encoding redoxin domain-containing protein → MRILLLLFLSLISISVSLADTVRIHGTNTSYAGSKIEIKFHTDVFTYSEKTITEFTVMADGSFSIDLDLNEVTLVFLPLGIYKGFLYLEPGKEYEIKLPPKKDLSPVQKLNPFFEQEELLIGVANTDPNDINILVRKLDDRIDPFINQNFNKIYRKKENSPGIKFSEELKLEYKDINNPFFQDYLTYRLGFIEYLAYPASFAKIEQKYFENQKIRLNNSAYTSLYKKQYGNFLTGYFSQLESSELSNALKSENSYRDINELMRNYPAYKNIQFRELIIATSVFDAYSRKFYSRNKTVEILSQLKNHSTNQYNQDLCENFIRKITHLHTNYPAPDFSIGKYQLANYKGKFLYLNFCNTESYPCLQDFKEMAKLKKQFGEHIEFLSIACDWDVSMYLNFATKKTIDWPIIHIGDQQHLLGEYNVKAFPTYILINPEGKIMKAPAQGPKENIQLEFIKIARDAARKAYKK, encoded by the coding sequence ATGAGAATTCTTTTATTATTGTTTTTGTCGCTGATTTCAATTTCTGTCTCTTTGGCAGATACAGTGCGAATTCATGGTACAAATACAAGCTACGCCGGATCTAAAATTGAGATTAAGTTTCACACCGATGTATTTACCTACTCCGAAAAAACAATAACAGAATTTACCGTTATGGCCGACGGTTCCTTTTCGATCGATTTAGATCTCAATGAAGTTACTTTGGTATTTCTCCCTTTGGGCATTTACAAAGGATTCCTCTATTTAGAACCTGGCAAAGAGTACGAAATCAAATTACCCCCTAAAAAAGATTTATCGCCTGTACAAAAATTAAACCCGTTTTTTGAACAGGAAGAACTTCTTATTGGTGTGGCGAATACTGATCCAAATGATATTAATATACTGGTTCGCAAATTGGACGACAGAATTGATCCCTTTATTAATCAGAACTTTAATAAAATTTACAGAAAAAAAGAGAATTCACCGGGAATTAAATTCTCGGAAGAACTAAAACTGGAATATAAAGATATTAACAATCCCTTTTTTCAAGATTATTTGACCTATCGTTTAGGATTTATTGAATACCTGGCCTACCCGGCTTCGTTTGCAAAAATTGAGCAAAAGTATTTCGAAAATCAGAAAATCAGACTAAATAATTCAGCCTACACAAGTCTTTACAAAAAACAGTATGGCAATTTCCTAACCGGATATTTTAGTCAGTTAGAAAGTTCCGAACTTTCCAATGCTCTGAAATCAGAAAACAGCTATCGTGATATAAATGAACTAATGCGGAATTATCCAGCTTATAAAAATATCCAATTCAGAGAATTGATTATTGCCACATCGGTATTTGATGCCTATTCCCGAAAATTCTACAGCAGAAACAAAACAGTTGAAATACTGTCACAATTAAAAAATCACAGCACGAACCAATACAATCAGGATTTGTGTGAAAATTTCATCAGAAAAATTACCCATTTGCATACCAATTACCCTGCTCCTGATTTCTCCATTGGAAAATACCAATTGGCAAATTACAAGGGGAAATTCTTATATCTGAATTTCTGTAACACTGAAAGTTATCCTTGCCTTCAGGATTTTAAAGAAATGGCGAAACTGAAAAAACAATTTGGTGAACACATTGAATTTTTAAGTATTGCCTGCGATTGGGATGTAAGCATGTATCTTAATTTTGCAACAAAAAAGACTATTGACTGGCCAATTATTCATATTGGGGATCAACAACATTTACTTGGAGAGTACAATGTAAAAGCCTTTCCAACTTACATTCTTATTAATCCCGAAGGTAAAATCATGAAGGCTCCAGCACAGGGACCAAAAGAAAATATTCAATTGGAATTTATCAAAATTGCCAGAGATGCAGCAAGAAAGGCTTATAAGAAATAG
- a CDS encoding lyase family protein translates to MRTESDFIGQREIPKDALWGIHSLRAKENFPDQTAFHKEWFMAIGIVKQACYKTYSNFLKAIQDKFPNEKFPFQLIESNLIEELEKVSAEINAGKHFEHFIVPAIQGGAGTSINMNVNEIISNRTLVKTGKSAGSYHDIDPFEHANVFQSTNDVIPTSLKVACIRLLQELEESINTLRMEVEKTESKHRNVLRQAYTQMQAAVPSSYDKLFSTYNNALSRDWWRVSKCFERIKEVNLGGGAIGTGLSIPRFFIMEVVPNLQKLTGLPITRSENLSDATANQDTFVEVHATLKAHAVNLEKMVSDLRLLGSDLFVNREVYLPQKQVGSSIMPGKINPVIPEFVISVAHKIYANDLMISNLSGQGCLELNAYLPSIGHALLDSIKLLIAANNSLVRNLFRELEIKTNPIEESILKNPSVATALSPYIGYHQAAKLAKEMKTKQISIREANINLNLMAENLLDKLIVPEELLKMGFQIRETLNR, encoded by the coding sequence ATGAGAACCGAATCTGATTTTATAGGACAAAGGGAAATTCCAAAAGATGCTCTTTGGGGAATTCATTCTCTTCGGGCCAAAGAAAATTTCCCAGATCAAACTGCCTTTCATAAAGAGTGGTTTATGGCAATTGGTATTGTAAAGCAAGCTTGTTACAAAACTTATTCAAACTTTTTAAAGGCTATACAAGACAAATTTCCGAATGAAAAATTTCCTTTTCAATTGATCGAATCCAACTTAATTGAAGAATTGGAAAAGGTTTCTGCTGAAATAAATGCAGGAAAACATTTTGAACATTTTATAGTCCCTGCAATTCAGGGCGGTGCCGGCACAAGCATCAACATGAATGTAAATGAAATAATTTCCAACCGGACTCTTGTAAAAACAGGAAAATCTGCAGGTTCATACCATGATATCGATCCTTTCGAACACGCCAACGTATTTCAGTCCACAAATGATGTTATTCCCACTTCTTTAAAAGTAGCATGTATTCGTCTCTTACAGGAATTGGAAGAATCGATCAACACTCTTCGTATGGAAGTGGAAAAGACTGAAAGCAAACACCGAAATGTATTGCGCCAGGCTTATACTCAAATGCAAGCGGCTGTTCCATCCTCTTACGATAAATTATTCAGTACCTATAACAATGCTCTTTCGAGAGATTGGTGGAGAGTTTCGAAATGTTTCGAACGAATTAAAGAAGTTAATTTAGGTGGTGGAGCCATTGGAACAGGCCTGTCAATTCCACGATTTTTTATTATGGAAGTGGTTCCGAATCTTCAAAAATTAACCGGTTTACCCATAACACGGTCAGAGAATTTATCTGATGCGACCGCCAATCAGGATACTTTTGTTGAGGTTCATGCAACTCTAAAAGCTCATGCTGTAAATTTGGAGAAAATGGTTTCCGATCTCCGTTTACTGGGATCTGATTTATTTGTGAACCGGGAAGTATATTTACCACAAAAACAGGTCGGGAGTTCAATTATGCCAGGGAAAATAAATCCGGTAATTCCTGAATTTGTGATCAGTGTTGCCCATAAAATTTACGCTAATGACCTGATGATTAGCAATCTCTCCGGACAAGGCTGCCTGGAATTAAATGCTTATTTACCTTCCATTGGTCATGCTTTACTCGACAGCATAAAACTACTGATTGCAGCCAACAACAGTTTGGTCAGAAATTTATTCCGGGAATTGGAAATAAAAACAAATCCTATTGAAGAAAGTATCCTGAAAAATCCATCTGTTGCAACTGCATTATCGCCATATATTGGATATCATCAGGCTGCCAAGCTTGCCAAAGAAATGAAAACCAAACAAATATCAATTCGTGAAGCAAATATCAATTTAAATTTAATGGCAGAAAACTTACTAGATAAACTAATAGTACCGGAAGAACTGCTGAAAATGGGCTTTCAAATTAGAGAAACTTTGAATAGATAA
- a CDS encoding helical backbone metal receptor, producing MDNFIKVTDDLGREVNIPFPPKRIISAVPSTTEFLFDLGLGDRVISKTKFCKYPKDKIAKLPNIGGTKDLYFDKIDLLDPDLIFANEEENSKNQIEALMDKFTVYVCKVRNYDQALQNILNTGKIVGAEPKAFEIANHIHAIFSQLPIKQNSQRVLYLIWKDPYMAVGKETFINSMINKCGFKNAIEDDNSRYPQLTDEEIQTLNPDLIFLSSEPFPFTQKHIPEIQNLLPNAQIELVDGEMFSWFESHLLKAGKYFKDLLQKINS from the coding sequence ATGGACAATTTCATTAAAGTTACTGATGATTTAGGAAGAGAAGTAAATATTCCTTTCCCTCCCAAAAGAATTATTTCTGCGGTTCCATCCACAACCGAATTTCTATTTGATTTGGGATTAGGAGATCGTGTTATTTCCAAAACAAAATTTTGCAAATATCCCAAAGATAAGATCGCAAAACTCCCAAATATTGGAGGAACAAAAGATTTATACTTTGATAAGATTGATTTACTGGATCCGGATTTAATATTTGCTAATGAAGAAGAAAACAGTAAGAATCAGATTGAAGCCTTAATGGACAAATTTACAGTTTATGTATGCAAAGTCCGCAATTACGATCAAGCCCTTCAAAACATTCTGAATACCGGTAAAATTGTAGGTGCCGAACCCAAGGCATTTGAAATTGCCAATCATATTCATGCCATTTTCTCGCAGTTGCCGATCAAGCAAAATTCGCAAAGGGTACTTTATCTGATTTGGAAAGATCCATATATGGCAGTTGGAAAAGAAACATTTATTAATTCGATGATTAATAAATGTGGATTTAAAAACGCAATTGAAGATGACAATTCAAGATATCCGCAACTAACTGATGAAGAAATTCAGACACTTAATCCTGATCTAATTTTTTTATCATCGGAACCATTTCCTTTTACCCAAAAACACATACCCGAAATCCAGAACTTATTACCAAATGCACAAATAGAACTGGTTGATGGTGAAATGTTTTCCTGGTTTGAATCTCATCTGCTTAAAGCAGGAAAGTATTTTAAGGATTTACTACAAAAAATAAACTCTTAA
- the hydF gene encoding [FeFe] hydrogenase H-cluster maturation GTPase HydF yields the protein MGRERRPHIGIFGRRNNGKSTLINFLAGQDIAIVSDVAGTTTDPVKKSFEITGFGPVILIDTAGIDDTGELGEKRITKTNQIIKIIDLAVLVITQNTFGDFELGLIDNFNKQNVPFITVHNKEDIELLNQQTTDLLKQYGSKDILHFSNYKANIEPIVKSIKITIPESAYTTPSLLGDLISYGDIILLITPIDIEAPEGRLILPQVQAIRDILDNDAVCIVLKEREVDAFLRKTGIKPKLVVTDSQVFLKAGASIPSDIPLTSFSIMLAHFKGNFNAYLKGTPKISNLVDGDKIILLESCTHHSSCDDIGRVKIPRWISNFTGKKLEFVVIAGLDEIPGKITDYALLIQCGGCMITTKQLSNRLQPAIDAGIPVTNYGMAIAYVQGIYNRAVAPFAKTKNSSIDYL from the coding sequence ATGGGAAGAGAAAGACGTCCTCATATTGGAATTTTTGGAAGAAGAAACAATGGGAAAAGCACTCTCATCAATTTTCTGGCCGGACAAGATATTGCAATTGTTTCGGATGTTGCAGGGACAACAACTGATCCGGTAAAAAAATCTTTTGAAATTACGGGATTTGGCCCTGTTATTCTAATTGACACGGCGGGAATTGATGATACCGGTGAGTTGGGTGAAAAACGGATTACAAAAACCAATCAGATCATAAAAATAATAGATCTTGCTGTTCTTGTAATCACTCAGAATACTTTTGGTGATTTTGAATTAGGACTGATTGATAATTTCAACAAACAAAATGTTCCGTTCATTACAGTACACAACAAAGAAGATATTGAGCTTTTAAATCAGCAAACAACTGATTTACTGAAACAATACGGATCTAAAGACATTCTTCACTTTTCCAATTACAAAGCCAATATCGAACCTATTGTTAAAAGTATTAAAATAACAATTCCCGAATCGGCCTATACTACTCCTTCACTTTTGGGAGATTTGATCTCATACGGCGACATCATTCTTTTAATAACTCCAATTGATATTGAAGCTCCTGAAGGCAGATTGATTTTGCCGCAAGTTCAGGCAATAAGAGATATTTTGGATAATGATGCCGTGTGCATTGTTTTGAAAGAGCGGGAAGTTGATGCGTTTTTACGTAAAACCGGAATTAAACCAAAGCTGGTTGTCACCGATAGTCAGGTGTTTTTAAAAGCCGGAGCATCCATTCCTTCTGATATTCCATTAACTAGTTTCAGTATAATGCTGGCACATTTCAAAGGAAATTTTAATGCTTACCTAAAAGGGACTCCGAAAATTTCAAACCTGGTTGATGGTGATAAGATTATACTACTTGAAAGTTGCACTCATCACAGTTCTTGTGATGATATTGGAAGAGTTAAAATTCCCCGATGGATTTCCAACTTTACCGGTAAGAAACTGGAATTTGTGGTAATTGCCGGTCTGGATGAAATCCCTGGAAAAATAACAGATTACGCTCTTTTGATTCAATGCGGAGGATGTATGATTACCACAAAACAATTGAGCAATCGTCTGCAACCTGCCATAGATGCAGGAATACCTGTCACAAATTACGGAATGGCAATTGCCTACGTTCAAGGAATTTACAATCGTGCAGTTGCTCCATTTGCCAAAACAAAAAACTCTTCCATCGATTATTTGTAA
- a CDS encoding serine hydrolase — protein MSKLVKILVIISVLAGAWMLIAPNYLRTSLIYWYANIDDYTIFENKEVSAENGEDWLEDAEYNEYILDPADRNYLEDHETVAFLVIQNGTVLYEEYWDDYGTESFSNLFSATKSIVSLLIGIAIDQGKINSINDPIGKYLKEFSKDERGDITIKNLLTMSSGLDWNEAYSSPTSITTKAYYGKNLREVSTSQQLVEKPGVHFRYQSGNTQLLSFIIEEATGETISKYAERMLWKPMQATQPALWSLDKKEGDEKAFCCFNTNARDAARFGQLVLNKGKWNGVQLVSEEYITEATKAASYLLNEEKTEPLNFYGFQYWILPYSKMNIPYMRGHRGQYIYSIAEKNAVVVRLGKQKDKIRQDQITLDIPKYVDIALKIIK, from the coding sequence ATGTCTAAGCTCGTAAAGATACTTGTCATTATTTCGGTTCTTGCTGGTGCATGGATGCTTATTGCTCCAAATTACCTTAGAACAAGTCTTATTTATTGGTATGCCAATATTGATGACTATACCATCTTTGAAAATAAAGAAGTATCGGCTGAAAATGGTGAAGACTGGTTGGAAGATGCAGAATATAACGAATACATCCTTGATCCGGCAGATCGGAATTATCTTGAAGACCATGAAACCGTTGCTTTTTTGGTTATTCAAAACGGCACCGTTCTATATGAAGAATATTGGGATGATTACGGAACAGAATCATTTTCCAATTTATTTTCCGCTACAAAAAGTATCGTTAGTTTACTAATTGGTATTGCTATCGATCAAGGGAAAATTAATTCCATAAATGATCCTATTGGTAAATATCTTAAAGAGTTTTCGAAAGATGAACGTGGCGATATAACTATCAAAAATCTGCTTACCATGAGCTCAGGATTGGATTGGAACGAAGCCTACAGCAGTCCAACATCAATTACCACAAAAGCATACTATGGCAAAAACCTAAGAGAAGTTTCTACCAGTCAGCAACTGGTTGAAAAACCCGGGGTTCATTTCAGATATCAAAGCGGAAATACCCAACTTTTATCGTTCATTATAGAGGAAGCTACCGGTGAAACCATTTCAAAATATGCTGAACGCATGCTTTGGAAACCAATGCAGGCAACGCAGCCTGCATTATGGAGCCTGGATAAAAAAGAAGGAGATGAAAAAGCATTTTGCTGCTTCAACACCAACGCCAGAGATGCTGCCCGTTTCGGACAACTGGTTTTGAATAAAGGAAAATGGAATGGTGTACAATTGGTATCGGAAGAATATATTACGGAAGCAACCAAAGCTGCTTCATATCTCTTAAATGAAGAAAAAACAGAGCCATTAAATTTCTATGGATTTCAATATTGGATTCTTCCTTATTCAAAGATGAATATTCCCTACATGAGAGGGCATCGAGGTCAGTACATTTATAGTATTGCTGAAAAAAATGCAGTTGTTGTTCGTTTAGGAAAGCAAAAGGATAAGATTAGACAAGACCAGATTACTTTAGATATTCCAAAGTACGTCGACATTGCCCTTAAGATAATCAAGTAA
- the coaD gene encoding pantetheine-phosphate adenylyltransferase, with product MKHTAIFPGSFDPFTVGHESIVTRALPLFDKIIICIGYNSEKKQFFPIEKRIQWIKEAFENNPKIEVETFSGLTVEYCQSKNAKYILRGLRTAADFEYERAIAQINKKMVYELESIFLLTTPEHTPITSTIVRDIIRHGGNALQFLPKVKDPEAYKYKY from the coding sequence ATGAAACACACTGCCATATTCCCGGGTTCATTCGACCCTTTTACCGTAGGTCATGAATCAATTGTGACTAGAGCATTGCCTTTATTTGATAAAATTATTATATGTATCGGATACAATTCAGAAAAAAAACAATTTTTCCCTATCGAAAAGCGAATACAATGGATAAAAGAGGCATTTGAGAACAATCCAAAGATTGAGGTAGAAACATTTAGCGGATTAACAGTCGAATATTGTCAATCTAAAAATGCTAAATATATACTTCGCGGACTTAGAACTGCCGCCGATTTTGAATACGAAAGAGCCATTGCTCAAATCAATAAAAAAATGGTTTACGAATTGGAATCCATATTTCTGTTAACAACTCCTGAGCACACACCTATTACTTCTACCATTGTAAGAGATATCATCCGCCACGGTGGAAATGCCTTGCAATTTTTACCCAAAGTGAAAGATCCTGAAGCCTATAAATACAAATACTAA
- a CDS encoding NUDIX domain-containing protein encodes MYKVFFKDRIIFLGDKSESINFEGMVYAWVKNESLEGLILQFDEDESKDAIFIVAEDLEQLFEHFAACFEYIEAAGGKVFNSKQQILAIYRLEKWDLPKGKVEKGESVLEAAVREVEEECGITDLKIEKELNSTYHTYWMKGKHMLKRTYWYRMSYSGSEILVAQTEEDIQEVKWLSPDNLDEFKANTYASILEVMNEA; translated from the coding sequence ATGTATAAAGTATTTTTTAAAGATCGAATCATTTTTTTAGGAGATAAAAGTGAGAGTATAAATTTCGAAGGGATGGTTTACGCTTGGGTGAAAAACGAGTCATTAGAAGGTCTTATTCTTCAGTTTGATGAAGATGAAAGTAAGGATGCAATTTTTATTGTTGCTGAAGATTTGGAACAGCTTTTCGAACACTTTGCTGCTTGTTTTGAGTATATCGAAGCTGCGGGTGGAAAAGTGTTCAATTCCAAGCAGCAGATTTTGGCAATTTACCGACTCGAAAAATGGGATTTGCCCAAAGGAAAAGTAGAAAAAGGCGAGTCGGTTCTTGAGGCTGCAGTTCGCGAGGTAGAGGAGGAATGCGGTATTACTGATCTGAAAATCGAAAAGGAATTGAATTCCACCTATCATACCTATTGGATGAAAGGCAAACACATGCTGAAACGAACCTACTGGTACCGAATGAGCTACTCAGGCTCAGAAATTTTGGTTGCTCAAACAGAAGAAGACATACAGGAAGTTAAGTGGCTTTCGCCTGATAATCTGGACGAATTCAAGGCAAATACTTATGCTTCTATTTTAGAGGTAATGAATGAGGCTTAA
- the pyrE gene encoding orotate phosphoribosyltransferase, translating into MQDTAKQVAEYLLQIKAIKLEPTNPFTWASGWKSPIYCDNRKTLSYPEVRTYIKKAFAEAVLAKYPEVEVIAGVATGAIALGALVAEEMNLPMVYIRSSAKAHGMTNLIEGEIKAGQKVVVIEDLISTGGSSLKAVEALREANCEVLGMLAIFTYGFQTAADNFTNANCKLDTLSNYNVMIDRAQEIGYVKAEDVDQLKEWRKDPANWRK; encoded by the coding sequence ATGCAAGATACTGCTAAACAAGTCGCTGAATATTTGTTGCAAATAAAAGCAATTAAACTAGAACCAACAAACCCATTTACTTGGGCTTCGGGATGGAAATCGCCAATTTATTGTGATAATCGTAAAACACTTTCGTATCCGGAAGTTAGAACTTACATTAAAAAAGCTTTTGCTGAGGCAGTATTGGCAAAATATCCTGAGGTGGAAGTAATTGCCGGTGTAGCGACAGGAGCAATTGCATTAGGTGCTTTGGTGGCCGAAGAAATGAATTTACCAATGGTTTATATCCGTTCATCGGCGAAAGCCCATGGAATGACAAACCTAATTGAAGGTGAAATTAAAGCCGGACAAAAAGTTGTAGTTATTGAGGATTTAATTTCGACAGGCGGCAGTAGTTTAAAAGCTGTTGAAGCATTGCGCGAAGCAAATTGCGAAGTGCTGGGAATGTTAGCAATCTTCACTTACGGTTTTCAAACTGCAGCTGACAATTTCACAAATGCAAACTGTAAATTAGACACATTAAGCAATTACAACGTAATGATTGATCGTGCTCAGGAAATTGGATACGTGAAAGCTGAAGATGTTGATCAGTTAAAAGAATGGAGAAAAGATCCGGCTAACTGGAGAAAATAA